The Flavobacteriales bacterium sequence TAAAGACCACAAGATACAGACTCAAGACTTTTCTATTATTCAATAAACAGTTTTTAGTCTACACAAAAAAATTAGTGAATTATTTCAGAAACTTTTATCTTCGTGGTTTTTGGTATAGAATATGCCATTACCTATCTATATGATTAAATTTATTCTCTTTTTTGCATTTACTTTTTGCTCAATCCTTTTGATTGGACAGGAGAAAAAAATACGTATCATTCAAGCAGATAAATTGCAATACGATGAACAAATTAAAGAGGCTCAACAACTAATCGGTAATGTCATATTTGAACACGACAGTGCCTATATGTACTGTGACACCGCTTTACTCTATGTAAAGAGTAATAGCTTTGAAGCCTTTAGTGGAGTTAAAATTATTCAAGGGGACTCCATTCAAATGACAGGTGATACTGTAGTCTATTCTGGAGAAGAAAAAATAGCTAGACTAAAAGGAAACATTCACTTTTCTGACGGAAAATTACAACTAGTAACCAATCAACTGGATTATGATTTAACTACTAAAATTGGCTCTTATACCAATGGAGCAACGATCACAAGTTTAGAAAACAATAATGTTTTAATCAGCAAGATTGGATCCTATCATAGCGACGCTAAAACGTTGTTTTTTAAAGACTCTGTAAGGCTAACTAACCCTAAATATGTTATTGAATCTGATACCTTAACTTACAACACAGAATCGGAGGTCAGTTATTTTCATGGAGCCACAACAATTACATCTGATAGTAACTTTATTTACTGCGAGCATGGATGGTATGACACTCAAAATGAAAAAGCTGCGTTTTGGCAAAATAGTTATTTAGAGACCAAAGAACAACGTTTATCTGGCGACAGTATATTCTACGACAGAACAGCTGGGATTGGAGAAGCTTTTGGAAATGTATTAATACAAGATACAACCAATAAAGTTGACATTCAAGGAGGTTATGCTTTCTATAATGAAATCATTGATTCTTCCCTTGTTACAGATTGCCCTGTTTTTGTACAATACTTTGAAAAAGACACCTTATACCTTGTTGCTGATACACTTTCAATCCAACAGGACTCTACTACATCGCTAAAATTATTTAGAGCTTATCACAATGTTTTGTTACATAAGCCCGATCTGCAAGCTAGTTGTGATTCTCTAATATACTCAGAAACGGATTCTATGATGTATTTTATGAAAACTCCTATTATCTGGTCGGATAACAACCAATTGAGTGGGAAGAAAATAAATATTAGAACGTTCAACGGTAATGTTAAGCAGCTATACATTAACAAAAAAGCAACAATTATATCTGAAGCTGACTCTTTAAACGCTAATCACTTTAACCAAATACAAGGAAAAACTATTGAAGGCCTTTTTAATGATGAGAATAAATTGGAAACGGTATTTGTAAAAGGAAATGGAGAAGTCATTTACTTTATGGGAGAAGACCAAAAACCATTGACTGATATGAATCATACTCAATGTGCTGAAATGAAAATACTATTAAAGAGCAATGAAATAGACAAAATCAAATTCTATAACAAACCTACTGCTTCACTTAAAGCTATAATTGAAGTGAATGAAGCTGATAAAAAGCTTTCTCAATTTAGCTGGAATACTGAAAAGAGACCTCAATCACCTGAAGATATTTTGGACTAACTATGTTAACCACTCAAAGAGCTATTATTAGACCACTTGAAGAAAACGATTTTGAATCATTAATTGAAATGTACTTGGAACCTGACTCCAATAAATTCATAGCCCCTTTGAGAGATAAAAATAAAAATTTCTACACCTCTTTTTTAAAAACAAAGATCAAAAACAACCAAGAAAAAATAGGTTTTTGGACTGTTGTAGAAACTGCTACTAATAAAATCATAGGAACGGTTAACCTTAATTATTTTGAGCCTTTAGCTATTCATCATATAGGTTGTCATTTAAAAAGAAATTATTGGAATCTTGGTTTTGCAACAGAATTACTCCATACACTTATCGAATATGGAAAAGATCAGGAAAACTACTCTCCTATTCATGGCTTGGTTGAATCTGGGAATGCTGCTTCAAAAAAATTAATGGAAAAACTTGGCTTAACTTATTCAAAAACTGAATGGATAAAGGATTCTGAAATCCTTGTTTATCAACTTGCTAACTGATTACGACATGTCATTGCTTACCCGAAATAAAGATTTTATCTTATTACACTTTATTGTTTTACTTTTTGGGTTTACAGGTATTTTAGGCAATCTTATCCCTCTAAGCTCCTTTATTTTAGTTTGGGCTAGGATTGGTATCGCCATTCTTGGTATTGGCTTATATTTATACTTTTCTAAAACAAAAATTAAAATAGACCTTAAATTACTACCCAAACTCATTTTTGCAGGGATAATTATTGCTTTCCATTGGATCACATTCTTTGAAGCAATCAAAGTTTCTAACGTTTCTGTTGCATTAGCTACATTTTCCTCCAGTACATTATTTACGGCAATACTGGAACCACTTTATAACAAAAAAAGGATTGTCGTTTATGAACTTCTTTTAGGAGTTATCATCATTTTTGCGATCTCTCTTATTTTTAATATCGACCTCAAATACAAACAAGGGATTTTATTGAGCTTGATTTCTGCATTTTTAGCCTCTTGGTTTACTGTTTTAAACGGTAAACACATCAAAGTTGCTCCTGCAACAGTTATCTCCTTTTATGAACTTACAACAGCTTTTTTGATTTTATGTTTTGGGTTGTTTTTTGTCCCCATAGATGAACTCTTTTTACTTTCCTCACTACAAATAAGCTATTTATTGATCTTAGGACTTGTTTGTACTTCTTTTGCTTTTATCGCTAGTGTTGCTGTTATGAAATCAATTTCAGCTTATACTGTTACAATGACGGTAAACCTCGAACCCATCTACTCTATTCTTCTGGCAATTATGATTTGGCCTACATCCGAAAAAATGCCTCCACTGTTCTATTATAGCTTTGCAGTGATCTTATGTTGTTTATTTTTAAATGCCTATCTAAAGAAAAAATATTCTAGGTAACAAGAGTTATCTAAAAGAAAGTCTTATTGCATTGAATAAAATCATTTACTTTGCCTAAAATTACCTAACCATGAAAGAAATCATCTTACAAAAATTAAAGGATTGGAACTTTAACTTTTTAAATGAAAACCTTGTACTCACCCTAATTCACCTATTAATACTTGTCATCGTTTGCTATGCCTTATACTGGGTAACCAAAACTATTATTTTAAATAAAGTTCACGACATTGCTGAGAAAACAAAGACGAAATGGGATGACCTGTTAGTCCAAGAAAGTTTTTTTAAAAAATTATCTGGTTTAATTCCTATAACAATTGTTTTGTATTCGGTAAATTCAATTTTAGAATTTTATGAAGACTACATTCCTTTTACGTATGCCATTGTTGAAGTCTTTTTAGCAATTGCTATCCTTCGTTTAGTTATTTCGTTTTTAAATGCTTTACATAAATTTTTAGAAACCAATGACAGGTACAAAGACAAACCTATCCAAAGCTATATACAACTAACCAAAATTGTTGTTTATATCTTCTTTGGGATTATCGTTTTCTCTTTGGTTACAGGAAAAACACCAATGTTCTTCCTTACAGCCATGGGGGCGATGTCTGCTATTTTATTGTTAATCTTTAAAGACACCATACTAGGTTTTATTGGAAGCATTCAATTAGCGACCAATGACATGGTACGAATTGGTGATTGGATTTCGATGCCTAAATATGGTGCCGACGGTACTGTTATTGAGATCAATCTAGCGACTATAAAAGTGCGAAATTTTGATTTAACCATCACAACAATCCCTACCTACTCTATGATTTCTGATTCTTTTAAAAACTGGAGAGGAATGGAAGAATCTGCCGGACGAAGAATCAAAAGAGCATTAAACATTAAAATTAGTAGTGTTAACTTTTGTGATGAAGCACTAATTGCTGACCTAAAAAATATAGCACTCATCAAACCATATATTGAAGAGAAACAAGCTGAAATTGAAAGCTACAATAAAGCTAACAACCTCGACAACAGTTTAAAACCTAATGGCAGAAGCCTTACCAATGTTGGGGTTTTTAGAAAATATGTCGAACTCTACCTAAAAAGTAACGAAAGCTTAAATACGGATTTAACATGTATGGTTAGGCAGTTATCCCCTACTGAAAAAGGACTTCCTATTGAAATTTATGCATTTAGCAAAAACAAAGAATGGGTAATTTATGAAGCAATAGTTGCCGATATTTTTGACCACTTACTAGCTGTTGTTCCTGCTTTTGAACTAGAAGTCTTCCAAAGCCCAACGGGTAGTGACTTCACTAAAGTAGCCCTATAAACACAAGACATAACCCTTTAATTTTTAACGAAATAAATAATTTTAGTTATATTTATAGTTATGACAAAATTAAATAGCTTAATCTTTCTTTTACTGCTTTGCTTTGTGGCACAAGCGCAACAATTAGTTAGTATCACACCTTTATCTTCTCATTCTTTAAATATTGTTCAAGCCTACCTTGGGGGATATGGATGGAACTATAGCAACATGAATTTAAACCCTGTTAGGAGTTATAAAGTAACGTATAACACGACAGACGTCCATGGAAATCCTACGGTAGCTTCTGGAGCAGTATACATTCCAACCCTAACCAACTGTACCTATGCTCCTATTATCGCTTATGAGCACGGAACCGAATTCGATCGAAATAATGTTCCTTCAAAAAACAAATATGTAGGACAAGGTATTTACTTCTCAACGACGGGATATATTACTGTAATGCCAGACTATTTGGGGTTAGGTGATAATCCTGGAATCCACTTATACCAACATGCAGAAACAGAAGCTACTGCTACTCTCGACTTAATTAGAGCTGTACGAACTTATTTAGACACTACATCTACCCCTTCTGTTAAAGATAATGGACAAGTTTTTATTACTGGCTACTCTCAAGGTGGTCATGCAGCAATGGCTACATTAAAGTATATTGAAGACAACGCACAGGAAAACGACTTTGATGTGATGGCTTGTGCCCCTTTATCTGGCGCTTTTGATCAAACTGGTGCACAATTTGATTTAATTTTCGATGGTGATTCTAACTACTACGCCTCTCCTTTTCTACCTTATATTCTTGGTTCTTATCAAGAAGCTTACGCCAACCTCTATCAAAATTACAATGAAATTTATGATGCTTCTCATGCTACATCAATTCAAAACTACTTAACAAGTGGAACTAATGACTTTAGTCAATGGCTAGGAATGTTGGGGACTAATTACTACGGATTTATGCAAGACTCTGTACTTCAGAATATTCTTGCGGATGCCAATAGAGATAGCCATCCTATTAATATAGCTCTAAGAGCCAACAACCTTTATGATTGGGCTCCAAATAATCCTGTAAGAATGTTATACTGCGGTAGTGACTCTATGGTAGCACCTGAAAATTCAACCAACACATTGGATACAATGCTAGCCTTAGGAGCAACAGATGTACAAGCTCTAAATTTAAACCAATCTGGAGACCACAACACTTGCTTTATTCCCGCTACAACTTACGCCTTAAATTGGTTTGATAGTTTGGCTTACAAATGCTCCAACTATGCTGGTGTTATTGCCTTGAATAACTTAGACATTACACTCTACCCCAACCCAGCTAATCATCAACTTACCATTGAGGGGCTAAAAAAACAAAGCTATTCTATTGTTATTCAAAATGCACTAGGACAAACTTTTCCTGTACAGCATTTATCTTCCAATCAATTAAGCATTGAACATTTACCAAACGGTGTATATTTTGTTGTGATACGAGATGAAGAAAAAACACTATTTAAACGTTTAAAATTTATTAAGAACTAATGGAGCAGCTACAAAAGCAATTGGAAAAATCTGGAGCTCAATTTATTTTACCAATAGCAAAACTCACACAGAAGTTAAAGGGAATTAAAGCGATCATATTTGACTGGGATGGTGTTTTTCATTCTGGATATAAAGACGAAAGTAAAAGTTCTGCTTTTTCGGAAGCTGATTCCATGGGGGTTAACATGTTACGTTTTGCATACTATTTAATCAATAAAGAAATCCCCTACTCTGCTATTATTACTGGAGAGCATAACAAAACGGCTTTTTATTGGGGGGAGCGAGAACACCTTGATGATATCTTTTACAAAATAAAGGATAAAGTTGAAATCTTAAATTGGTTAGAGCAACACAGAGGTATA is a genomic window containing:
- a CDS encoding GNAT family N-acetyltransferase; the encoded protein is MLTTQRAIIRPLEENDFESLIEMYLEPDSNKFIAPLRDKNKNFYTSFLKTKIKNNQEKIGFWTVVETATNKIIGTVNLNYFEPLAIHHIGCHLKRNYWNLGFATELLHTLIEYGKDQENYSPIHGLVESGNAASKKLMEKLGLTYSKTEWIKDSEILVYQLAN
- a CDS encoding DMT family transporter is translated as MSLLTRNKDFILLHFIVLLFGFTGILGNLIPLSSFILVWARIGIAILGIGLYLYFSKTKIKIDLKLLPKLIFAGIIIAFHWITFFEAIKVSNVSVALATFSSSTLFTAILEPLYNKKRIVVYELLLGVIIIFAISLIFNIDLKYKQGILLSLISAFLASWFTVLNGKHIKVAPATVISFYELTTAFLILCFGLFFVPIDELFLLSSLQISYLLILGLVCTSFAFIASVAVMKSISAYTVTMTVNLEPIYSILLAIMIWPTSEKMPPLFYYSFAVILCCLFLNAYLKKKYSR
- a CDS encoding mechanosensitive ion channel family protein, whose protein sequence is MKEIILQKLKDWNFNFLNENLVLTLIHLLILVIVCYALYWVTKTIILNKVHDIAEKTKTKWDDLLVQESFFKKLSGLIPITIVLYSVNSILEFYEDYIPFTYAIVEVFLAIAILRLVISFLNALHKFLETNDRYKDKPIQSYIQLTKIVVYIFFGIIVFSLVTGKTPMFFLTAMGAMSAILLLIFKDTILGFIGSIQLATNDMVRIGDWISMPKYGADGTVIEINLATIKVRNFDLTITTIPTYSMISDSFKNWRGMEESAGRRIKRALNIKISSVNFCDEALIADLKNIALIKPYIEEKQAEIESYNKANNLDNSLKPNGRSLTNVGVFRKYVELYLKSNESLNTDLTCMVRQLSPTEKGLPIEIYAFSKNKEWVIYEAIVADIFDHLLAVVPAFELEVFQSPTGSDFTKVAL
- a CDS encoding T9SS type A sorting domain-containing protein, encoding MTKLNSLIFLLLLCFVAQAQQLVSITPLSSHSLNIVQAYLGGYGWNYSNMNLNPVRSYKVTYNTTDVHGNPTVASGAVYIPTLTNCTYAPIIAYEHGTEFDRNNVPSKNKYVGQGIYFSTTGYITVMPDYLGLGDNPGIHLYQHAETEATATLDLIRAVRTYLDTTSTPSVKDNGQVFITGYSQGGHAAMATLKYIEDNAQENDFDVMACAPLSGAFDQTGAQFDLIFDGDSNYYASPFLPYILGSYQEAYANLYQNYNEIYDASHATSIQNYLTSGTNDFSQWLGMLGTNYYGFMQDSVLQNILADANRDSHPINIALRANNLYDWAPNNPVRMLYCGSDSMVAPENSTNTLDTMLALGATDVQALNLNQSGDHNTCFIPATTYALNWFDSLAYKCSNYAGVIALNNLDITLYPNPANHQLTIEGLKKQSYSIVIQNALGQTFPVQHLSSNQLSIEHLPNGVYFVVIRDEEKTLFKRLKFIKN